Proteins co-encoded in one Conger conger chromosome 4, fConCon1.1, whole genome shotgun sequence genomic window:
- the LOC133127478 gene encoding apolipoprotein D-like yields MAFSTLSLILLLPLVSGQVFHWGPCPEPSVQLGFDIHKYLGRWFEIEKIPASFERGKCIEANYSLRPDGTIKVLNSEFRRGKVRSIEGTAVVQDIRQPAKLGVSFSYFTPYTPYWVLYTDYVNLAVVYSCTDVLRLFHVDFAWILGRARALSVVTTNSAKMVFSNNNIDVSKMISTDQQGCDK; encoded by the exons ATGGCCTTTTCTACCCTCTCTTTGATCCTGCTCCTGCCACTTGTCAGTGGCCAAGTGTTCCACTGGGGTCCCTGCCCGGAGCCGTCTGTCCAATTAGGTTTTGACATCCATAAG TATCTCGGAAGGTGGTTTGAGATTGAGAAGATACCAGCGTCATTTGAGAGGGGAAAGTGCATTGAGGCAAACTACTCTCTAAGACCAGATGGGACTATCAAAGTATTGAACTCAGAGTTCCG AAGAGGAAAGGTGAGGTCAATCGAAGGAACAGCTGTTGTGCAAGACATCAGACAGCCGGCCAAGCTCGGGGTCAGCTTCTCTTACT ttaccccctacaccccctACTGGGTCCTGTACACTGACTATGTGAACCTGGCCGTGGTCTACTCTTGCACTGATGTTCTTAGGCTGTTCCACGTCGACTTTGCCTGGATCCTCGGGCGTGCACGTGCACTGTCTGTGGTGACCACCAACAGTGCCAAGATGGTGTTCAGCAACAACAACATTGATGTCAGCAAAATGATCTCCACGGATCAGCAAGGCTGTGACAAGTAG
- the apoda.2 gene encoding apolipoprotein Da, duplicate 2, giving the protein MQTFHVLFLTLGYFLVVNAQSFHLGRCPIPPVQQNFDIAKYMGRWYEIQKLPAVFEFGTCNQATYTLLPEGVVKVVNAELLSNGMENSIEGTATVKNSSQPAILEVSFFEGASSAPYWVLSTDYESYTLIYACTNYLGFFYVDFAWIMSRSRTLQEETITELHNLLTSNGIDIKRMTVTDQTGCTAMTQEGVSVTAE; this is encoded by the exons ATGCAGACATTTCATGTGCTGTTCCTGACCCTGGGATACTTCCTGGTAGTCAATGCCCAGTCCTTCCACCTTGGGCGATGCCCCATACCCCCCGTTCAACAGAACTTTGATATTGCCAAG TACATGGGCAGGTGGTACGAGATCCAGAAACTCCCAGCGGTCTTTGAGTTTGGAACTTGTAACCAGGCTACCTACACCTTGTTACCTGAAGGCGTTGTCAAGGTTGTGAATGCAGAGCTCCT GTCAAATGGCATGGAGAATAGCATTGAGGGCACAGCAACGGTGAAGAATTCCTCACAGCCTGCCATTTTGGAAGTCAGTTTCTTTGAAG GTGCATCCAGCGCCCCCTATTGGGTGCTGTCCACAGATTATGAAAGCTACACCCTGATCTACGCCTGCACCAACTACCTTGGCTTTTTCTATGTGGACTTTGCCTGGATCATGAGCAGGTCCCGCACCCTGCAGGAGGAGACTATCACAGAGTTGCACAACTTGCTCACCTCGAATGGCATCGACATCAAGAGGATGACGGTCACTGACCAGACCGGCTGCACAGCCATGACACAGGAAGGGGTCTCTGTCACTGCAGAGTGA
- the LOC133127443 gene encoding myosin-7-like isoform X2, translating into MLRISTSPPNEIDGQCQSRTRADLVHDLPAFLNVLQVKQHQDENMTQSKWIRLRADEACLWEDEGGLLVTPLSCSQQSDGKGLIRRTVYDSTDQLRFLADEDDEGDAFKYEETRVHEQDDAAKEELSLVSSELSTEGKSDVVTELVHTKNCLKKMNADLQERLDVAEDSNSVLHSENSMLRNQVKGMKQAVDDAKQLMDEVEELRGSLVEQAMAKGKLETSIKQMEKENEILKCQLETLINEMCNTSEKQMDREKIIRLSSLLQDLEKDMEETRLTLDHKAEVIQTKDFQIEQLESSQAEYSLIVQDLKEKLKDLEDQLAEALIAGEGSFQDLDGTFSPTTRSSSVSLCDELRLLQHVNVQMVGEKVEQAEERGSCSRSPELPCAGAPVCGHCHCTHLL; encoded by the exons ATGCTTCGGATAAGCACCTCGCCTCCAAACGAGATTGACGGTCAGTGTCAAAGCAGGACAAGAGCAGACCTGGTACACGATCTCCCGGCATTTCTAAACGTTCTACAGGTAAAACAGCACCAAGATGAAAATATGACACAATCCAAATGGATTCGTCTACGCGCAGATGAAGCCTGCTTGTGGGAAGACGAAGGGGGATTGCTCGTTACACCTCTATCCTGTTCACAGCAATCAGATG GTAAAGGTCTGATACGGAGAACAGTTTATGACAGCACAGACCAGCTCAG GTTCTTGGCAGATGAGGACGATGAAGGCGATGCCTTCAAATATGAAG AGACCAGAGTACATGAGCAGGATGATGCAGCAAAGGAAGAGCTCAGTTTAGTCTCCTCTGAACT AAGCACGGAGGGAAAGAGTGATGTGGTCACCGAATTGGTGCATACAAAAAACTGCCTGAAGAAGATGAATGCTGATCTACAGGAAAGGCTGGATGTGGCAGAGGATTCCAATTCCGTCCTACACTCCGAGAATAGCATGCTGAGGAACCAAGTCAAAGG GATGAAACAGGCTGTGGATGATGCAAAGCAGCTGATGGATGAAGTGGAGGAACTGCGTGGCTCCCTGGTAGAGCAGGCCATGGCCAAAGGCAAGTTGGAGACCAGCATAAAACAGATG gaaaaagaaaatgaaatactgAAATGCCAGCTCGAAACTCTCATCAATGAG atgTGTAATACCTCTGAGAAGCAAATGGACAGGGAGAAGATTATTCGCCTTAGTAGCCTCCTGCAAGACTTAGAG AAAGACATGGAAGAAACAAGATTAACTCTTGACCACAAAGCAGAAGTTATTCAGACG aaagATTTCCAGATTGAACAGTTGGAAAGCTCCCAGGCAGAATACTCTTTAATTGTCCAA GATCTGAAAGAGAAGCTGAAGGACCTGGAGGACCAGTTGGCCGAAGCTTTAAT TGCAGGAGAAGGAAGTTTCCAGGACCTGGATGGCACTTTCTCCCCCACCACTCGTAGTAGCAGCGTCTCCCTGTGCGATGAGCTGAGGCTGCTGCAGCATGTCAATGTGCAG ATGGTGGGAGAGAAAGTGGAGCAGGCTGAGGAGAGGGGCTCATGCAGCAGGAGTCCTGAGCTTCCGTGTGctggtgcccctgtgtgtggccACTGCCATTGCACCCATTTATTATGA
- the LOC133127443 gene encoding myosin-7-like isoform X1, which produces MLRISTSPPNEIDGQCQSRTRADLVHDLPAFLNVLQVKQHQDENMTQSKWIRLRADEACLWEDEGGLLVTPLSCSQQSDGKGLIRRTVYDSTDQLRFLADEDDEGDAFKYEETRVHEQDDAAKEELSLVSSELSTEGKSDVVTELVHTKNCLKKMNADLQERLDVAEDSNSVLHSENSMLRNQVKGMKQAVDDAKQLMDEVEELRGSLVEQAMAKGKLETSIKQMEKENEILKCQLETLINEMCNTSEKQMDREKIIRLSSLLQDLEKDMEETRLTLDHKAEVIQTKDFQIEQLESSQAEYSLIVQDLKEKLKDLEDQLAEALIAGEGSFQDLDGTFSPTTRSSSVSLCDELRLLQHVNVQELSKEETEVVEIASDSSIPNLGWWERKWSRLRRGAHAAGVLSFRVLVPLCVATAIAPIYYDNPGLSCVDMIVNVAHRLIQPYCSVHHIGLPPI; this is translated from the exons ATGCTTCGGATAAGCACCTCGCCTCCAAACGAGATTGACGGTCAGTGTCAAAGCAGGACAAGAGCAGACCTGGTACACGATCTCCCGGCATTTCTAAACGTTCTACAGGTAAAACAGCACCAAGATGAAAATATGACACAATCCAAATGGATTCGTCTACGCGCAGATGAAGCCTGCTTGTGGGAAGACGAAGGGGGATTGCTCGTTACACCTCTATCCTGTTCACAGCAATCAGATG GTAAAGGTCTGATACGGAGAACAGTTTATGACAGCACAGACCAGCTCAG GTTCTTGGCAGATGAGGACGATGAAGGCGATGCCTTCAAATATGAAG AGACCAGAGTACATGAGCAGGATGATGCAGCAAAGGAAGAGCTCAGTTTAGTCTCCTCTGAACT AAGCACGGAGGGAAAGAGTGATGTGGTCACCGAATTGGTGCATACAAAAAACTGCCTGAAGAAGATGAATGCTGATCTACAGGAAAGGCTGGATGTGGCAGAGGATTCCAATTCCGTCCTACACTCCGAGAATAGCATGCTGAGGAACCAAGTCAAAGG GATGAAACAGGCTGTGGATGATGCAAAGCAGCTGATGGATGAAGTGGAGGAACTGCGTGGCTCCCTGGTAGAGCAGGCCATGGCCAAAGGCAAGTTGGAGACCAGCATAAAACAGATG gaaaaagaaaatgaaatactgAAATGCCAGCTCGAAACTCTCATCAATGAG atgTGTAATACCTCTGAGAAGCAAATGGACAGGGAGAAGATTATTCGCCTTAGTAGCCTCCTGCAAGACTTAGAG AAAGACATGGAAGAAACAAGATTAACTCTTGACCACAAAGCAGAAGTTATTCAGACG aaagATTTCCAGATTGAACAGTTGGAAAGCTCCCAGGCAGAATACTCTTTAATTGTCCAA GATCTGAAAGAGAAGCTGAAGGACCTGGAGGACCAGTTGGCCGAAGCTTTAAT TGCAGGAGAAGGAAGTTTCCAGGACCTGGATGGCACTTTCTCCCCCACCACTCGTAGTAGCAGCGTCTCCCTGTGCGATGAGCTGAGGCTGCTGCAGCATGTCAATGTGCAG GAACTATCTAAGGAAGAGACAGAGGTTGTGGAAATTGCCAGTGATTCCAGCATTCCAAATCTAGG ATGGTGGGAGAGAAAGTGGAGCAGGCTGAGGAGAGGGGCTCATGCAGCAGGAGTCCTGAGCTTCCGTGTGctggtgcccctgtgtgtggccACTGCCATTGCACCCATTTATTATGACAACCCAGGCCTGAGCTGCGTGGACATGATCGTCAACGTTGCTCACCGCTTGATCCAGCCATACTGCTCTGTCCATCACATTGGTCTCCCACCCATCTGA